A part of Paenibacillus sp. IHBB 10380 genomic DNA contains:
- a CDS encoding major capsid protein, translating into MGILSLDQFKQPQFLGYVENRLMPRQYLLKALSEFDTTYDLSFDYDVFTQTYAPSAAITGWNSGAPLRDKQGLKTVTQDVAKIQHGIRIDEREQLKFTNPRVNNERERAIQRIYDQTDRLIEGVNDAEEWLRAQALYEGIITFTSQNNIKVDVNFGLVPKVAVTTPWTNRATSTPIDDLRVAVKAYKDKNAGVAPRYIDMSGDALMDITLNQQVRGAIFGVNNSMLPSRAQVEALITQIADAPIVIRVNDDQISVEGETPTRLLQARTVVLLGAQPIITVHGPTVEKNFEPGIYVLPIVKEGPPPSEEIYVGESAFVGIKKPSEVYRLTV; encoded by the coding sequence ATGGGAATTTTATCTCTTGATCAATTTAAACAGCCGCAATTTTTGGGGTACGTAGAAAATAGGCTTATGCCACGTCAATATTTACTTAAAGCACTTAGTGAGTTTGATACAACTTACGATCTTAGCTTTGACTATGATGTATTTACTCAAACGTATGCTCCTAGTGCTGCTATTACAGGTTGGAATTCAGGCGCGCCTTTGCGTGACAAACAAGGACTCAAGACAGTTACGCAGGATGTGGCAAAGATTCAACACGGTATCCGAATCGATGAACGCGAACAGCTTAAGTTCACCAATCCACGAGTTAATAACGAGCGCGAACGAGCAATCCAACGAATTTACGATCAAACTGATAGATTGATCGAAGGTGTTAATGATGCAGAGGAATGGTTGCGAGCACAAGCTTTGTACGAGGGTATTATCACCTTTACATCTCAAAACAATATTAAAGTAGATGTAAACTTTGGATTGGTTCCAAAGGTGGCAGTTACAACACCTTGGACTAACCGAGCTACATCCACACCGATTGATGATTTAAGAGTTGCGGTAAAAGCATACAAAGATAAAAATGCCGGTGTGGCTCCACGCTACATCGATATGTCGGGCGATGCTCTTATGGACATCACTCTTAATCAACAAGTGAGAGGCGCTATTTTCGGGGTTAATAACTCAATGTTGCCTTCACGGGCACAAGTTGAAGCGTTGATCACGCAAATTGCTGATGCCCCTATTGTCATCCGCGTTAATGATGATCAGATCTCGGTAGAGGGTGAAACTCCAACCCGCCTATTACAAGCGCGTACAGTTGTGTTACTAGGCGCACAGCCAATTATCACAGTACACGGACCGACAGTAGAGAAGAATTTCGAACCTGGTATCTACGTGTTACCAATTGTCAAAGAAGGACCACCACCATCCGAAGAAATTTATGTTGGTGAATCGGCGTTTGTAGGTATTAAAAAACCGAGCGAAGTTTATCGCCTAACGGTCTAA